In candidate division KSB1 bacterium, a genomic segment contains:
- a CDS encoding flippase-like domain-containing protein, with protein MKGGAVAQEDEARRARRRLVLLALRAAVSLLLIGLLFLRANVREIWSAMRQAEAGPLAAAFALLFVGYIISTLRWQFLLRALEIHLPFRSLLASYCVAIFVGNFLPSTVGGDAVRAYDTVRLSGRKGAPIAAVLVDRLLGVLALVLFAALVVVGGAKGEVALPWLRVGILLGLVAVVALVVWIFAGRKEAGGEVDPPLSGAQRGLAGLARRSIAAFRAFGGKTSALGMGIGYSLLLQANVVLHFYLIAKAVGINLGIGHFFFVVPVATLLTMLPISINGIGIRENAFVFLLSPFGVPPSTTIAFTWIGFGMILLYGAMGGVVYALRR; from the coding sequence GTGAAAGGAGGTGCGGTTGCCCAGGAGGACGAGGCACGCCGAGCCAGACGACGGCTGGTGCTGTTGGCGCTCAGAGCAGCGGTGAGCCTCCTCCTCATTGGCCTCCTTTTTCTGCGCGCCAATGTGAGGGAAATCTGGAGCGCCATGCGCCAGGCAGAAGCCGGGCCGCTCGCTGCGGCCTTTGCCCTCCTCTTTGTGGGCTACATCATTAGCACGCTGCGCTGGCAGTTCTTGCTCCGCGCTCTGGAAATCCACCTGCCCTTCCGTTCGCTCCTGGCTTCCTACTGTGTGGCCATCTTCGTCGGTAACTTCTTGCCCAGCACCGTAGGAGGCGATGCGGTGCGTGCGTACGACACGGTGCGCCTGTCCGGACGCAAGGGGGCTCCGATTGCCGCGGTTCTTGTGGATCGACTTCTTGGCGTATTAGCTTTGGTGCTGTTTGCCGCTCTGGTAGTGGTTGGTGGCGCCAAAGGAGAGGTGGCCCTGCCCTGGCTGCGCGTGGGGATCCTCCTGGGCTTGGTCGCAGTGGTAGCACTCGTGGTCTGGATCTTTGCCGGGCGCAAGGAAGCAGGAGGTGAGGTAGACCCACCTCTTTCTGGTGCGCAGCGGGGACTAGCAGGGCTCGCGCGCCGATCGATTGCCGCATTCCGTGCCTTTGGCGGCAAGACCTCGGCCCTTGGCATGGGAATCGGCTACTCTCTTCTTCTTCAGGCTAACGTCGTCCTCCACTTCTACCTCATCGCCAAAGCTGTGGGCATCAACCTGGGGATCGGGCACTTTTTCTTCGTTGTGCCTGTGGCAACTCTCCTCACCATGCTCCCCATTTCCATCAATGGCATCGGCATCCGCGAGAACGCCTTCGTCTTCCTCCTTAGTCCGTTTGGAGTCCCTCCTTCCACGACCATCGCCTTCACCTGGATCGGCTTCGGGATGATCCTCCTGTACGGCGCCATGGGCGGCGTGGTCTACGCCCTGCGTCGCTGA